A window of Chromohalobacter canadensis genomic DNA:
CAAAGCGCCGCGCAAGCCGATGCCTGGACACGCCTTAAAAGCGGTTTCGGATTGCCCCACGACATCGAGAATCCGCGCGTCAAAGAGTGGCTCGACTACTTTTCCGCGCATCCCGAATATGTCTCGGCCATGGCCCAAAATGCGCGTCCTTGGCTGCGTTGGGTCACCCGTCAGATCGAAGCGCGCGACATGCCCACCGAGCTGGCGCTGCTGCCCTTCATCGAAAGCGCATACGACCCCACCGCCGCCCATCCCGGCGGCGCCTCAGGGCTATGGCAGTTCATGCCGGGCACTGGCGAAGCCATGGGCCTGAACGACACATGGTGGTATGACGGCCGTCGCGATGTCGTCGCCTCGACAGCCGCCGCTCTCGACTACCTGCAGACACTCGCCGACCAGTGGTATGAAGGTAATCTCGAGCTTGCACTGGCGGCTTACAATGCTGGCGCGGGCACGGTCAACCACGCGCGTGAGAGGGCCGCCGCCCAAGGCAAGCCCATCGATTACTGGCACCTCTCGCTGCCCAATCAAACCATGGACTATGTTCCCAAGCTGCTGGCATTGGCCGCAGTGGTATCCGATCCGCAGCGCTACGCGGTCACTCTGCCTGACATTCCCGATCGTCCCGCCATTGCCCAAGTAAAAGCCAAGGGCCAACTGGCGCTGACCGATGCCGCGCAGCTCGCCGGGGTTAGCGAGGCGCGACTGCGCGACCTCAACCCGGCCTTTCGACGCGAAGCGACACGCCCCGATCAAAACGCCAAACTGGTGATCCCCGCCGACAGCCGCAAGCGCTTTCTTGCCAAGCTCGATACGCTGCCCGCCGAGAAACGTCAGGCCAAGGCGCATTATGTGGTCAAACGCGGCGACACCCTCTCCGGCATCGCCGCGCGTCATGACATTCCC
This region includes:
- a CDS encoding LysM peptidoglycan-binding domain-containing protein, with product MHVRSIRRQALSLAGGLFLIPLSLPALATSGSPTGDDTVASAHHGTFWQALELQSAAQADAWTRLKSGFGLPHDIENPRVKEWLDYFSAHPEYVSAMAQNARPWLRWVTRQIEARDMPTELALLPFIESAYDPTAAHPGGASGLWQFMPGTGEAMGLNDTWWYDGRRDVVASTAAALDYLQTLADQWYEGNLELALAAYNAGAGTVNHARERAAAQGKPIDYWHLSLPNQTMDYVPKLLALAAVVSDPQRYAVTLPDIPDRPAIAQVKAKGQLALTDAAQLAGVSEARLRDLNPAFRREATRPDQNAKLVIPADSRKRFLAKLDTLPAEKRQAKAHYVVKRGDTLSGIAARHDIPISVLRQQNSLSGDSLRIGQSLVVPSTGQSPSLASGDATREVRVKPGDSLSRIAARHDVSVGDLARWNQLDQSDYLQPGQRLTLRQASR